A window from Listeria seeligeri serovar 1/2b str. SLCC3954 encodes these proteins:
- a CDS encoding LapB repeat-containing protein: MKRIYLSAVIICLTFSIVAPIPATVYAETTPSDETTPNNAEEQATLETPTPPPSETDEKEATKTEPSKDEIANSSDTSANKANSDEKETTTDKNTTNTNAKEQTPTNQVLAAGDTFIETFPDEAFAKVIALQVTGSEDTSQVVTQTQLDSVTTLDVSSQNITDVTGISELTNLTSINLSENQLTSIAPITGLTNLTTINLSDNLLNTIELSSAQNIPNLTTLDLSDNPTITKLSIADLPKLETANMTTSAGQTSLLEEITLSNLPVLTSVGKTSANAINFSNYSANLSNVKLDSLPKIGTVDFSSNNLSDINVQDMSSVTLINLDTNNLSDISNFLNLPVLDNLVVSTNHIGVLPTNLETEAPALRTLFANNQIITLPNKVVTGDLSIPNEVSNNGVISAPTGISNSGVYADGNVNWDFDNIKNSSSVSYSFSEALNYTNIQGTFFGTVTQPITVSVAPVITADDSFSYPKSSTVTETEFLSDINATTSDGSPITSDFATVVDFSTPGDYTVTLNSVNTDGATADPVTVTVTVEKAPAPVITADNTISYPKNSTVDSEQFLADVNATTDDGSPITSDFATVVDFATPGDYTVTLNSVNSDGVAASPVTVTVTVEKATAPVITADSTISYPKNSTVDSQQFFDDINASTNDGSPITSDFDTVVDFSTPGDYTVTLNSVNADGVAASPVTVTVTVEKAPAPIITADNEITYMKNSTISSAQFLTDISATTNDSSPITSDFDTVVDFTTAGDYTVTLQSLNSDGVAANPVSVIVHVAKDPAPVITADNTISYPKNSTIDSQQFLADVNATTDDGSSITSDFATVVDFATPGDYTVTLNSVNSDGVAANPVTVTVTVEKAPAPVITADSAISYPKNSTVDSQKFFDDINASTNDGSPITSDFDTVVDFTTAGDYTVTLNSVNSDGVAASPVTVTVTVEKAPAPIITADNEITYMKNSTISSTQFLTDISATTNDSSPITSDFDTVVDFTTAGDYTVTLQSINSDGVSANPVNVIVHIAKDPAPVITADSAISYPKNSTIGSQQFLADVNATTDDGSSITSDFATVVDFATPGDYTVTLNSVNSDGVAANPVTVTVTVEKAPAPVITADSAISYPKNSTVDSQKFFDDINASTNDGSPITSDFDTVVDFTTAGNYTVTLNSVNSDGVAANPVTVTVTVEKAPAPVITADSAISYPKNSTVDSQKFLTDVSAATDDGSSITSDFDTVVDFTTAGNYTVTLNSVNSDGVAADPVTVTVTVEKAPAPIITADNEITYMKNSTISSAQFLTDISATTNDSSPITSDFDTVVDFTTAGDYTVTLQSLNSDGVAANPVSVIVHVAKDPAPVITADNTISYPKNSTIDSQQFLADVNATTDDGSSITSDFDTVVDFTTAGDYTVTLNSVNADGVAANPVTVTVTVEKAPAPVITADNTISYPKNSTVDSQQFFDDINASTNDGSPITSDFDTVVDFATPGDYTVTLNSVNSDGVAASPVTVTVTVEKAPAPIITADNEITYMKNSTISSTQFLTDISATTNDSSPITSDFDTVVDFTTAGDYTVTLQSINSDGVSANPVNVIVHIAKDPAPVITADSAISYPKNSTIGSQQFLADVNATTDDGSSITSDFDTVVDFTTAGDYTVTLNSVNSDGVAADPVTVTVTVEKAPAPVITADSEITYMKHSTISSAQFLTDISATTNDSSPITSDFATVVDFETAGDYTVTLQSLNSDGVTASPVTTVVHVEKDPAPVITADNTISYPKNSTIDSQQFYTDVNATTDDGSAITSDFDTVVDFTTAGNYTVTLNSVNSDGVAASPVTITVTVEKAPAPVITADNEVSYPENSTIDSQQFLTDINATTDDSSPITSDFATVVDFSTAGDYTVTLNSVNSDGVAANPVTVTVTIEKAPAPVITADNEVSYPENSTIDSQQFLTDIHASTSDSSPITSDFATVIDFSTAGDYTVTLNSVNSDGVAANPVTVTVHVEKAPAPVITANNEVSYPENSTINSQQFLTDINAITNDGSLITSNFDTAVDFSTAGDYTVTLQSVNADGVAANPVTVIVHIEKAPAPIITADSKVSYPEKSKITAAQFYKDIHAKTNDGSSITSDFDTIVNFQVAGDYKVTLRSVNADGVAAKPVTVTVHIEKAPAPVISTDSEISYKINSKVDSQQFYKDIHAITNDGSTITSDFDTVVNFAVAGDYTVTLQAINSDGVAADPVKVIVHITANEPTPTPTPPTPPNNGNNSGNNTGNTNNPTSNSGSNTSLPSTGDTTTGSSAGILLLLIACSLLYASRKNKHTDKK, translated from the coding sequence ATGAAAAGAATTTATCTATCTGCTGTAATTATATGCCTCACATTCAGTATAGTTGCCCCTATTCCTGCAACTGTGTACGCTGAAACTACTCCCTCAGATGAAACTACTCCAAATAACGCAGAAGAACAGGCAACACTAGAGACACCTACCCCACCACCCAGTGAAACTGACGAAAAAGAAGCAACCAAAACAGAGCCTTCCAAAGACGAAATCGCTAATTCTAGTGATACTTCCGCCAACAAAGCTAATTCAGATGAAAAAGAAACGACCACGGATAAAAATACAACTAATACTAATGCAAAAGAACAAACACCTACAAATCAAGTTTTAGCAGCGGGTGATACTTTTATAGAAACATTTCCAGATGAAGCTTTTGCTAAAGTAATTGCCCTGCAAGTAACTGGGAGTGAGGATACATCTCAAGTAGTTACACAAACCCAGCTGGATTCGGTAACAACATTAGATGTATCCTCACAAAACATTACTGATGTGACAGGAATCAGCGAATTAACTAACCTTACTTCTATTAATTTAAGTGAAAACCAGTTGACAAGTATTGCTCCAATTACTGGTCTGACTAATTTAACCACGATTAATTTGTCGGATAACTTGCTTAATACAATAGAACTAAGTAGTGCACAAAACATACCTAATTTAACAACTCTTGATTTATCAGATAACCCAACTATAACGAAACTTAGTATTGCAGATTTGCCAAAACTTGAAACAGCTAATATGACCACTAGTGCTGGTCAAACTTCTCTTTTGGAAGAAATCACACTTTCAAATCTTCCTGTGCTAACTTCAGTGGGAAAAACCTCTGCGAATGCGATTAATTTCTCTAACTATTCGGCTAATCTCAGCAATGTAAAATTAGATTCTCTTCCTAAAATAGGTACAGTTGATTTTAGTAGTAACAATCTTTCTGACATTAACGTACAGGATATGAGTTCAGTAACCTTAATTAATTTAGATACCAATAACTTATCCGATATTAGTAATTTTCTAAATCTCCCTGTGTTAGACAACCTAGTAGTAAGTACTAATCATATAGGTGTTTTGCCAACTAATTTAGAAACAGAAGCACCGGCTTTACGCACTCTATTTGCCAACAACCAAATTATAACTTTACCAAATAAAGTGGTGACTGGTGACTTATCCATTCCTAATGAAGTTAGTAATAATGGAGTAATTTCTGCCCCAACTGGTATTTCTAATAGTGGAGTATACGCGGATGGAAATGTTAACTGGGACTTCGATAATATCAAAAATTCATCTAGTGTTTCTTATAGTTTTAGTGAAGCACTCAATTATACTAATATACAGGGAACATTTTTCGGAACAGTTACTCAGCCAATTACAGTTTCAGTTGCTCCAGTGATTACTGCGGATGATAGCTTTTCTTACCCGAAATCTTCTACAGTTACTGAGACAGAATTTCTAAGCGATATTAATGCGACAACCAGTGATGGCTCACCTATCACAAGTGACTTTGCAACTGTGGTAGACTTTAGCACACCCGGGGATTATACCGTAACGTTAAATTCCGTGAATACAGACGGGGCTACTGCTGATCCAGTTACTGTCACGGTTACTGTGGAGAAAGCTCCGGCGCCAGTGATTACAGCGGATAATACGATTTCTTATCCAAAAAATAGCACAGTCGATAGTGAGCAATTTTTAGCAGATGTGAATGCAACAACAGATGATGGCTCGCCTATTACTAGTGATTTTGCTACGGTGGTCGATTTTGCTACTCCTGGTGATTATACCGTAACGTTAAATTCCGTGAACTCAGACGGGGTTGCGGCCAGTCCCGTTACTGTTACGGTTACTGTGGAGAAAGCTACGGCACCGGTAATTACTGCGGATAGTACCATTTCCTATCCGAAAAATAGCACAGTCGATAGTCAGCAATTTTTTGATGATATAAATGCATCCACAAATGATGGCTCGCCGATTACGAGTGATTTTGATACGGTGGTCGATTTTTCTACTCCTGGTGATTATACGGTAACCTTAAATTCTGTGAACGCGGACGGGGTTGCGGCCAGTCCCGTTACTGTCACGGTCACTGTAGAAAAAGCTCCCGCACCAATTATTACAGCTGATAATGAAATCACGTATATGAAAAATAGTACAATTAGTTCCGCACAATTTTTAACAGATATTAGCGCAACTACTAACGATAGTTCTCCTATCACAAGTGATTTTGATACGGTGGTAGACTTTACTACTGCTGGGGATTATACGGTGACACTTCAATCGCTTAATTCAGATGGAGTCGCGGCTAATCCAGTTAGTGTCATTGTCCATGTCGCCAAAGATCCAGCTCCTGTAATTACTGCGGATAATACGATTTCTTATCCGAAAAATAGTACGATTGATAGCCAACAATTTTTAGCAGATGTGAATGCAACAACAGATGATGGCTCGTCGATTACTAGTGATTTTGCTACCGTGGTCGATTTTGCTACTCCTGGTGATTATACCGTAACCTTAAATTCCGTGAACTCAGACGGTGTTGCGGCTAATCCGGTTACTGTTACCGTCACGGTAGAAAAAGCTCCCGCACCTGTGATTACTGCGGATAGTGCCATTTCTTATCCGAAAAACAGCACGGTGGATAGTCAGAAATTTTTTGATGATATAAATGCATCCACAAATGATGGCTCGCCGATTACGAGTGACTTTGATACGGTGGTAGACTTTACTACTGCTGGAGATTATACCGTAACCTTAAATTCCGTGAATTCAGACGGGGTTGCGGCTAGTCCCGTTACAGTTACGGTTACTGTGGAAAAAGCTCCCGCGCCAATTATTACGGCTGATAATGAAATCACGTATATGAAAAATAGTACGATTAGTTCTACACAATTTTTAACAGATATTAGCGCAACGACAAACGATAGTTCTCCTATCACAAGTGATTTTGATACGGTAGTAGACTTTACTACTGCTGGGGATTATACGGTGACACTTCAATCAATTAATTCAGATGGAGTCTCCGCTAACCCTGTTAATGTCATTGTCCATATAGCCAAAGACCCAGCTCCTGTGATTACAGCTGATAGTGCGATTTCTTATCCGAAAAATAGTACGATTGGTAGCCAACAATTTTTAGCAGATGTGAATGCAACAACAGATGATGGCTCGTCGATTACTAGTGATTTTGCTACGGTGGTCGATTTTGCTACTCCTGGTGATTATACCGTAACCTTAAATTCCGTGAACTCAGACGGTGTTGCGGCTAATCCGGTTACTGTTACCGTCACGGTAGAAAAAGCTCCCGCACCTGTGATTACTGCGGATAGTGCCATTTCTTATCCGAAAAACAGCACGGTGGATAGTCAGAAATTTTTTGATGATATAAATGCATCCACAAATGATGGCTCGCCGATTACGAGTGACTTTGATACGGTGGTAGACTTTACTACTGCTGGAAATTACACGGTAACCTTAAATTCCGTGAACTCAGACGGTGTTGCGGCTAATCCGGTTACTGTTACCGTCACGGTAGAAAAAGCTCCCGCACCTGTGATTACTGCGGATAGTGCCATTTCTTATCCGAAAAACAGCACGGTGGATAGTCAGAAATTTTTAACAGATGTGAGTGCAGCAACAGATGATGGCTCATCTATTACAAGCGACTTTGATACGGTGGTAGACTTTACTACTGCTGGAAATTACACGGTAACCTTAAATTCCGTGAACTCAGACGGAGTTGCGGCCGATCCGGTTACTGTTACCGTCACGGTAGAAAAAGCTCCCGCACCAATTATTACAGCTGATAATGAAATCACGTATATGAAAAATAGTACAATTAGTTCCGCACAATTTTTAACAGATATTAGCGCAACTACTAACGATAGTTCTCCTATCACAAGTGATTTTGATACGGTGGTAGACTTTACTACTGCTGGAGACTATACGGTGACACTTCAATCGCTTAATTCAGATGGAGTCGCGGCTAATCCAGTTAGTGTCATTGTCCATGTCGCCAAAGATCCAGCTCCTGTAATTACTGCGGATAATACGATTTCTTATCCGAAAAATAGTACGATTGATAGCCAACAATTTTTAGCAGATGTGAATGCAACAACAGATGATGGCTCGTCGATTACTAGTGATTTTGATACTGTAGTAGACTTTACTACTGCTGGAGATTACACGGTAACCTTAAATTCTGTGAACGCGGACGGGGTTGCTGCTAATCCGGTTACAGTTACGGTTACAGTAGAAAAAGCTCCGGCACCTGTCATCACTGCGGATAACACGATTTCTTATCCAAAAAACAGCACAGTGGATAGTCAGCAATTTTTTGATGATATAAATGCATCCACAAATGATGGCTCGCCGATTACGAGTGATTTTGATACGGTGGTCGATTTTGCTACTCCTGGTGATTATACGGTAACCTTAAATTCTGTGAACTCAGATGGGGTTGCGGCTAGTCCCGTTACAGTTACGGTTACTGTGGAAAAAGCTCCCGCGCCAATTATTACGGCTGATAATGAAATCACGTATATGAAAAATAGTACGATTAGTTCTACACAATTTTTAACAGATATTAGCGCAACGACAAACGATAGTTCTCCTATCACAAGTGATTTTGATACGGTGGTAGACTTTACTACTGCTGGGGATTATACGGTGACACTTCAATCAATTAATTCAGATGGAGTCTCCGCTAACCCTGTTAATGTCATTGTCCATATAGCCAAAGACCCAGCTCCTGTGATTACAGCTGATAGTGCGATTTCTTATCCGAAAAATAGTACGATTGGTAGCCAACAATTTTTAGCAGATGTGAATGCAACAACAGATGATGGCTCGTCGATTACTAGTGATTTTGATACCGTAGTAGACTTTACTACTGCTGGGGATTACACGGTAACCTTAAATTCTGTGAACTCAGATGGGGTCGCGGCTGATCCGGTTACTGTCACCGTTACTGTAGAAAAAGCTCCAGCACCAGTGATTACAGCCGACAGTGAGATTACGTATATGAAACATAGTACGATTAGTTCCGCACAATTTTTAACAGATATTAGCGCAACGACAAACGATAGTTCTCCTATCACAAGTGATTTTGCAACAGTGGTCGATTTTGAAACTGCCGGCGATTATACGGTGACCCTCCAATCACTTAACTCGGACGGGGTTACGGCAAGTCCTGTTACTACAGTCGTTCATGTTGAGAAAGATCCAGCGCCTGTGATTACTGCGGATAATACCATTTCTTATCCGAAAAATAGCACGATTGATAGTCAACAATTTTATACGGATGTAAATGCAACGACAGATGATGGTTCGGCTATCACAAGTGATTTTGATACGGTAGTAGATTTTACTACTGCTGGTAATTATACAGTAACATTGAATTCTGTTAACTCGGACGGGGTTGCGGCAAGTCCTGTTACTATCACGGTGACGGTCGAAAAAGCTCCAGCACCTGTCATCACAGCGGATAATGAGGTTTCTTATCCAGAAAATAGCACGATTGATAGTCAACAATTTTTAACAGATATCAACGCAACGACGGATGATAGCTCGCCGATTACTAGTGATTTCGCTACTGTGGTAGACTTTTCCACCGCGGGAGATTACACGGTAACCCTAAATTCAGTTAACTCGGACGGGGTTGCTGCTAATCCGGTCACTGTCACGGTAACAATTGAGAAAGCTCCAGCACCTGTCATCACAGCAGATAACGAGGTTTCTTATCCAGAAAATAGCACGATTGATAGTCAACAATTTTTAACAGATATTCATGCATCTACAAGTGATAGCTCGCCGATTACTAGTGATTTTGCTACAGTGATAGACTTCTCCACTGCAGGAGATTATACCGTAACTTTAAATTCTGTGAACTCAGATGGGGTCGCGGCTAATCCAGTTACTGTCACTGTCCATGTAGAGAAAGCTCCGGCGCCTGTCATCACGGCAAATAACGAGGTTTCTTATCCAGAAAATAGCACGATTAATAGCCAACAATTTTTAACAGATATCAACGCAATAACGAATGATGGCTCGCTGATTACTAGTAATTTTGATACCGCGGTAGACTTTTCCACTGCTGGAGATTATACCGTAACTCTTCAATCTGTTAACGCAGACGGGGTTGCTGCTAATCCAGTTACCGTTATCGTGCATATTGAAAAAGCACCAGCACCAATCATTACGGCAGATAGCAAGGTTTCTTATCCAGAAAAAAGCAAGATAACTGCCGCACAATTTTATAAAGACATTCACGCAAAAACAAATGATGGTTCTTCTATAACAAGTGATTTTGACACCATCGTTAATTTCCAAGTTGCTGGAGATTACAAAGTAACACTTCGATCTGTTAACGCAGACGGGGTTGCTGCTAAACCGGTTACCGTCACTGTGCATATCGAAAAAGCTCCGGCGCCAGTTATTTCAACAGATAGCGAGATTTCTTATAAAATAAATAGTAAAGTAGATAGCCAACAATTTTATAAAGACATTCACGCTATCACAAATGATGGCTCAACGATTACAAGTGATTTTGATACTGTAGTCAACTTTGCTGTAGCAGGAGATTATACCGTCACATTACAAGCGATAAATAGTGATGGAGTGGCAGCAGATCCAGTCAAAGTAATTGTGCATATCACAGCTAATGAACCGACCCCTACACCAACACCTCCTACTCCTCCTAATAATGGGAATAACAGTGGGAATAATACAGGAAACACAAATAATCCTACTAGTAACTCAGGAAGCAACACTAGTCTCCCAAGCACAGGTGACACAACAACTGGCAGCTCAGCAGGAATACTTCTACTCTTAATAGCTTGTAGCCTGTTGTACGCATCTAGAAAAAACAAGCATACCGATAAAAAATAA